DNA sequence from the Prolixibacter sp. SD074 genome:
TCGACGAAAAATATCTTTTATATAACCAGCTCCGGTTCATTGAAACCGATCCCATCTCCGTTCCGCGACTTTTTTCCCGCAAGGAGGACATTGAAATAGCCGGATTTCTGGCTGCGACCATTGCATGGGGGCAGCGGCCAACCATTATTCGCAATGCAAATAAATTGATGGATTGGATGGAACATCGCCCGTTTGACTTTATCACACAGAGTAATGTGGAACATTTTGATCGTTTTGGAGATTTTGTGCACCGGACTTTTAATGGAATTGATTGCCGCTATTTTCTTCACGCTTTACGGGAAATTTATCGAGAGGAGGATGGTTTGGAGGCTTTATTTGTAGAAGGGTTTCAGCATGGTGGAAGTATAATGTCGGGAATTATCCATTTCCGGGAAAAGTTTTTGAGTTACGCGCCCGAAATCCGCACGCAAAAGCACGTAGCCAATCCGTTGAAAGGTTCGTCAGCCAAGCGTATCAACATGTTTTTGCGTTGGATGGTGCGGGATAATCGCACGGGTGTCGATTTTGGATTGTGGAAAGATATTCCGGCTTCGGCGCTGATGATGCCTTTGGATGTCCACTCAGGCAATGTGGCGCGAAAGTTGGGATTGCTGAAGCGAAAACAGAATGATTGGAAAGCGGTTGATGAATTAACTTCCCGTCTCCGGGATTTTGATTCAGAAGATCCGGTTAAATACGATTTCGCCCTGTTCGGACTGGGTGTTTTTGAGAAATTCTAAGCCAATGGAATCGGAGTCATTTGCCTTTAAACAGTTTGAGATCAAACAAGAAAAGGCCGCCATGAAGGTCGGAACCGACGGCGTTCTACTCGGTGCATGGGCCGACGTAACCGGGGCTAAAGCCATCCTGGATGTGGGAGCCGGAACGGGGTTGGTGGCGCTCATGTTGGCACAGCGTTCGGAAGCCATCGTTGATGCGGTGGAGATTGAACCAGTGGCATTTTGCGAAGCCAATCAGAATGTGGTTGCCTCACCCTGGGCTGCCCGGGTAACGGTCTTTCACTCTTCATTCCAGGAATTCACGGAAGGGATGCCCGACCAGTATGATTTGATTGTGAGCAATCCGCCCTATTTTGCCAATTCGCTTGCATCACCCGATAAGAACCGCACTGTCGCCCGTCACGATCAGTATTTATCCTATTCTGAATTGATTGAAGGCGCAACTAAAAAGCTTTCGCCGGAAGGCCGCTTTTGTGTTATTATACCATTCGCTGCATATGATGAATTTCGTGAAACCGCTCGTTTGAACGGCTTCTATTTGGTAAAAGTGGTCAATGTGGTTCCCCGCGAAAGTAAACCAGCCAATCGTGTTTTGCTGGAATTCAGCAAAAAGCCTGACGACCGGCAGGTAAGCGAATTGCGCCTTCGTGATGTGGATGGAAATTACAGCGAGGCGTATCGTATGCTGACAAAAGACTATTATTTAAAACTTTAAAAAAGGAAATACCGGACAATTCTCCGGCTGTTTTTTATTTTTAGCTATCAAAAATATTTTCATCCCTGGATTATGAGTCGAAAGTTATTGCTTCTCCTGTTGTTGTTTACGCTGTCTGTTCAGTCATCGCGTGCCCTACAGTTATCTCCAACTGCCCGTATTTCGCTCTTGACCTGCGAACCCGGAAACGAAATCTATTCCTATTTTGGCCATACAGCCTTGCGGCTACACGATCCGGGAAACAAAATTGACCTGGTGTTCAACTATGGTGTTTTCAGTTTCGATGCACCGAATTTCGTTTATCGCTTTGCGAAAGGGGAGACCGATTACATGTTGGCGGTGCAATATTTTTCCGACTTTATGCAGGAGTACATTTATTATAAACGAAGTGTGCATGAACAGGAAATTGATTTGACGCCGGATGAAAGGCAGCGCCTTTTCGATTTGCTGGTTGAAAATGCCAAGCCGGAAAATCGGGTCTACCGGTACAATTTCTTTTTCGATAATTGCGCAACACGTATTCGCGACAGGGTGGAAGAGGTGTTGCATAATAAAATTATTTGGGCACAGGAGACCGAAAAACCGGTTACTTTTCGTGACATGCT
Encoded proteins:
- a CDS encoding TIGR02757 family protein, which codes for MTGQELKSFLDEKYLLYNQLRFIETDPISVPRLFSRKEDIEIAGFLAATIAWGQRPTIIRNANKLMDWMEHRPFDFITQSNVEHFDRFGDFVHRTFNGIDCRYFLHALREIYREEDGLEALFVEGFQHGGSIMSGIIHFREKFLSYAPEIRTQKHVANPLKGSSAKRINMFLRWMVRDNRTGVDFGLWKDIPASALMMPLDVHSGNVARKLGLLKRKQNDWKAVDELTSRLRDFDSEDPVKYDFALFGLGVFEKF
- a CDS encoding tRNA1(Val) (adenine(37)-N6)-methyltransferase, which gives rise to MKVGTDGVLLGAWADVTGAKAILDVGAGTGLVALMLAQRSEAIVDAVEIEPVAFCEANQNVVASPWAARVTVFHSSFQEFTEGMPDQYDLIVSNPPYFANSLASPDKNRTVARHDQYLSYSELIEGATKKLSPEGRFCVIIPFAAYDEFRETARLNGFYLVKVVNVVPRESKPANRVLLEFSKKPDDRQVSELRLRDVDGNYSEAYRMLTKDYYLKL